A part of Aegilops tauschii subsp. strangulata cultivar AL8/78 chromosome 2, Aet v6.0, whole genome shotgun sequence genomic DNA contains:
- the LOC109766294 gene encoding uncharacterized protein — translation MHTNLLPAKPSCGSCRFARSCQRAEVTEQSLTTLSMVMLLAFLLLLYYGAGNIHCSRVNYGNITDMLSLLDFKAATNDPTDALRSWNRSVHYCNWTGIICSSFNPGRVAALQLPGKSLSGEITPSLGNLTFLKILDLSSNGFSGQLTPLNQLHELVILDLSTNSFQGIIPDSLTNCSNLKLLNLSSNGFSGQLTPLNQLRELVDLALRNNSFQGIIPDSLMNCSNLQVMDLSRNMLAGPIPTKIGSLYNLIGMDLSKNNLTGVIPPSIGNGTHLQTLVLQENGLGGSIPDMFGKLSDMIGFSVGANSLSGRIPPSVFNLTSLQTLGLYANKLQGELPLDIGATLPEIIVFTLGQNMLQGHIPPSLGNASGLQVIDLSSNNFVGEIPSFGKLLNLEYLNLGHSMLESSESQRWESLYGLTNCSNLFMLSLDNNQLQGAIPDLVGKLSTHLTSLHLSGNNLSGIVPSSLANLTSIIDLDLSNNSLTGTIEGWLGSLKKLQSLDLHGNNFVGFIPPSFGNLSELTILSLAQNEFKGHIPPTLGKLSQLSRLDLSYNNLQGDIRPEISELKQLIALYLSSSRLSGKIPDDLGKCQGLVTIQMDHNNLTGVIPTSLGNLLSLDMLNLSYNDLSGAIPTVLSDLQLLNKLDLSYNRLEGAIPRNGVFEHPANVSLDGNSGLCGRATGFHVPSCPDASLRTGRHYRLITVLIPIIGFLSLALLTCFIIHEKIPQATFSLLPSLGEKFPRVSYWDLARATGNFSEINLIGEGSYSSVYKGKLKQVKTEIAVKILDLDIPGAEGSFALECKALRGIRHRNIVPLITECSAIDSKGNAFRALIYVFMPNGNLNTWLHHQENQAAGRHLGLAQRISIATNIADALDYLHHDSGRPIIHCDLKPSNVLLDIHMNACLGDFGIARFYIDSKLRTVGDSNSVTVNGTLGYMAPEYAESGHASTCGDVYSFGIVLLEMLTGKRPTDDMFRNELTIVRFVETNFPDHTLNFLDSCLLDECNDAVNQVAAGPENPTIFQSLLSLLRIALLCTRQSPIERLNMREVATQMRKINMVNTGGRVRSSTSFKRLVSWASQRS, via the exons ATGCATACAAACCTCCTACCGGCAAAGCCAAGCTGCGGAAGCTGCCGTTTTGCGCGCTCCTGTCAACGAGCAGAG GTAACGGAGCAATCCTTGACGACACTCAGCATGGTTATGCTACTGGCGTTTCTGCTGTTGCTGTACTATGGAGCTGGCAACATCCATTGCTCAAGGGTCAATTACGGGAACATCACAGACATGCTCTCGTTGCTCGACTTCAAAGCGGCTACCAACGACCCAACAGATGCCTTAAGATCATGGAACAGAAGTGTCCACTACTGCAACTGGACGGGTATCATTTGCAGCTCATTTAACCCGGGGCGTGTCGCCGCTCTGCAACTCCCTGGCAAAAGCTTGTCTGGCGAGATCACCCCCTCTCTTGGGAACTTGACGTTCCTTAAGATCCTTGATTTGTCCTCCAATGGCTTCTCAGGCCAGTTAACTCCCCTCAACCAGCTCCATGAGCTAGTCATCCTTGACCTCAGCACCAATTCGTTCCAGGGGATAATTCCCGACTCACTCACAAACTGTTCAAACCTAAAGCTCCTTAATTTGTCCTCCAACGGCTTCTCGGGCCAGTTAACTCCTCTGAACCAGCTCCGTGAGCTGGTGGACCTAGCCCTCCGCAACAATTCATTCCAGGGGATAATCCCTGACTCACTCATGAATTGCTCAAACCTGCAAGTGATGGATCTTTCTAGAAACATGCTAGCAGGCCCAATCCCCACCAAAATTGGTTCGCTCTACAATCTAATTGGTATGGATCTTTCTAAGAATAATCTCACCGGGGTCATCCCGCCAAGCATTGGCAACGGCACCCACCTTCAAACACTCGTTCTTCAAGAAAATGGACTAGGGGGGAGCATTCCTGATATGTTTGGAAAATTGTCAGACATGATCGGCTTTAGCGTAGGTGCAAATAGCCTTTCGGGTAGAATACCACCTTCAGTCTTTAATTTGACTTCTCTCCAAACACTAGGCCTGTATGCAAATAAGCTACAAGGGGAATTGCCGCTTGATATTGGTGCCACCCTCCCTGAAATTATTGTTTTTACGCTAGGCCAGAACATGCTTCAAGGGCACATCCCACCTTCGCTAGGCAACGCTTCAGGGCTACAAGTGATAGATTTATCATCTAACAATTTCGTTGGAGAAATTCCTAGTTTTGGAAAGCTACTAAACCTTGAGTACTTAAACCTTGGGCATAGTATGCTTGAATCAAGTGAAAGCCAAAGATGGGAATCCTTGTATGGACTAACAAACTGTAGTAATCTGTTTATGCTGTCATTAGATAATAATCAGCTGCAAGGAGCCATACCGGATTTGGTCGGTAAGTTGTCCACTCACCTTACAAGTCTACACCTGAGTGGAAACAACCTATCAGGAATTGTTCCTTCAAGCCTAGCAAACCTGACTAGCATAATCGATTTGGATCTTAGCAACAACAGTTTAACTGGTACAATTGAAGGATGGTTAGGGAGTCTCAAAAAATTACAATCTTTAGATCTTCATGGAAATAATTTCGTCGGGTTCATCCCACCATCTTTTGGCAACCTTTCAGAACTAACTATACTTTCTTTAGCACAAAATGAATTCAAAGGTCACATACCTCCCACATTGGGAAAACTTTCACAACTTTCAAGGCTGGACCTTAGCTATAATAATCTGCAAGGTGACATACGTCCAGAAATTAGTGAGCTTAAACAACTCATTGCACTATATCTCTCTTCTAGCAGACTTTCGGGAAAAATTCCTGATGATCTGGGCAAGTGTCAGGGCCTCGTAACCATCCAAATGGACCACAATAATCTCACGGGTGTCATTCCAACCTCTTTAGGCAACCTTTTGAGCTTGGACATGCTCAACCTGTCCTATAATGATTTATCAGGTGCTATCCCAACAGTTCTAAGTGACCTTCAACTTCTTAACAAGTTAGACCTATCTTATAATCGTCTAGAAGGAGCAATCCCAAGAAATGGAGTGTTTGAGCACCCCGCAAACGTTTCACTTGATGGCAACTCGGGACTTTGTGGACGAGCAACCGGTTTCCATGTGCCCTCATGCCCAGATGCCTCGCTGAGAACAGGAAGACACTATCGTTTGATTACTGTGTTGATCCCAATAATTGGCTTCCTGTCGCTGGCACTGTTGACTTGCTTTATAATCCATGAGAAGATACCACAAGCAACATTTTCATTGTTGCCTTCTCTCGGGGAGAAATTCCCTAGAGTTTCTTACTGGGATCTAGCTCGAGCGACAGGCAACTTCTCTGAGATTAACTTGATTGGCGAAGGAAGTTACAGTTCAGTGTACAAAGGAAAGTTGAAACAAGTTAAAACGGAAATAGCAGTCAAGATACTTGACCTTGACATTCCAGGTGCCGAAGGAAGTTTTGCATTAGAATGCAAAGCGTTGAGAGGCATTCGTCACAGAAACATTGTTCCTCTCATAACTGAATGCTCTGCGATTGACAGCAAAGGCAATGCTTTCAGAGCTCTAATCTATGTTTTCATGCCCAATGGGAACTTGAACACTTGGTTGCATCATCAAGAGAATCAGGCAGCCGGAAGGCATTTAGGCCTAGCTCAAAGAATAAGCATAGCTACTAACATAGCAGATGCATTGGACTATTTGCATCATGATAGCGGGAGGCCCATCATCCATTGTGATCTGAAGCCGAGTAACGTACTCCTAGACATTCATATGAATGCTTGTCTGGGAGATTTTGGCATCGCGAGGTTCTACATTGATTCTAAACTGAGAACAGTCGGAGATTCTAATTCAGTTACTGTAAACGGAACTCTGGGATATATGGCTCCAG AGTATGCTGAAAGCGGTCATGCATCTACTTGTGGGGACGTATATAGTTTTGGAATTGTACTTTTGGAGATGTTGACAGGAAAAAGACCAACGGATGATATGTTCAGGAATGAACTCACCATCGTCAGATTTGTGGAAACAAATTTTCCTGATCACACATTAAATTTTCTGGATTCCTGTCTGCTAGATGAATGCAATGATGCCGTCAACCAAGTAGCAGCAGGACCGGAAAATCCAACGATCTTTCAGTCCTTGTTATCTTTACTACGGATAGCGCTTCTTTGTACACGCCAATCCCCAATTGAACGGCTTAACATGAGAGAAGTAGCTACCCAAATGCGCAAAATCAACATGGTGAACACGGGAGGTAGAGTGAGGAGCTCAACTTCTTTTAAGAGACTCGTCAGCTGGGCTTCTCAAAGGAGCTAA
- the LOC109766295 gene encoding uncharacterized protein, which translates to MASHPSPPPPEHPIPPAPTTISDLDDDLLREIFLRLPNLPSLRRRFQALQARPLLPHFLAHTIAPFPTSGRPSAGFSPLQDDDTSDWRIDFSDPSVFYNGGCIAIKHQSAKQRVWYNPQTMALFLRPKEHHDMPDGTTLGFHTFSSEEDQRPSRVVCVRQDYSWTWLRIAVFSSDTMEWQIFPEIATLLPEGFRRTACTVLDWFICWQCESMSGVQASEYIFVLKTDTFQFSRMDLPPPLRAAHQKFKIGQTADGKLCIVNEKECMFSIWILTAGDDGIERFLLHKMFRLQASFMEVTGCSVEDTISVRLMTIFNGFVYFALRPWRNYVDQFKSPEWFMSMSLETAELKQHLKNRKRPVFPVHPYSAWPPSMEYISEDSKSEVTGNGVEDVGLESTEKDSSVLIKALRSYKEALIKDGDTNVAEIEAFSLCIDVEDEKNSLVRKIMALDELLRTVRDRVLRAAADSDFADCEFYRQKIKTESWWQVCKGKLWRAFCAS; encoded by the exons ATGGCTTCccacccgtcgccgccgccgccggaacaCCCCATACCACCCGCTCCCACCACCATAAGTGACCTCGACGACGACCTGCTCCGGGAGATCTTCCTCCGCCTCCCTAACCTCCCCAGCCTCCGTCGCCGCTTCCAGGCGCTCCAAGCACGCCCGCTCCTCCCTCACTTCCTCGCACACACAATAGCTCCCTTCCCCACCTCAGGCCGCCCCTCCGCCGGATTCAGCCCCCTCCAAGACGACGACACTTCCGACTGGCGGATCGATTTCTCCGATCCGTCGGTTTTCTACAATGGCGGCTGCATCGCCATCAAGCACCAGAGCGCCAAGCAGAGAGTTTGGTACAACCCTCAAACGATGGCCCTGTTTCTCCGCCCCAAGGAGCATCATGACATGCCCGATGGCACCACCCTTGGGTTCCACACATTCTCCtccgaagaggatcagaggccgtcccGTGTGGTATGTGTCCGTCAGGACTACTCATGGACTTGGCTACGCATCGCTGTATTCTCATCGGACACCATGGAGTGGCAGATTTTTCCAGAGATTGCGACGCTGCTACCTGAGGGCTTCAGGCGCACAGCCTGCACCGTGCTGGATTGGTTTATCTGTTGGCAATGCGAGTCCATGAGCGGGGTACAAGCCAGCGAGTACATTTTCGTGCTCAAAACAGATACATTTCAGTTCTCTCGAATGGATCTGCCGCCGCCCTTGAGAGCGGCACACCAAAAATTTAAGATTGGTCAGACCGCTGATGGGAAGCTCTGTATTGTGAATGAGAAGGAATGCATGTTTAGTATTTGGATCTTGACAGCCGGCGATGACGGCATCGAGAGATTTCTGCTGCACAAGATGTTCCGGTTGCAAGCTAGCTTTATGGAGGTCACCGGCTGTTCAGTGGAAGATACAATCTCAGTGCGGCTTATGACGATTTTCAACGGTTTTGTGTACTTTGCACTTCGCCCATGGAGGAATTATGTGGATCAGTTCAAATCCCCTGAGTGGTTCATGTCCATGTCTCTGGAAACAGCGGAGCTGAAGCAGCATCTGAAGAATAGAAAGCGGCCTGTCTTCCCTGTCCATCCCTACTCGGCCTGGCCTCCTTCTATGGAATACATCTCG GAGGATTCAAAATCTGAGGTTACTGGAAATGGTGTTGAAGATGTTGGTCTTGAGAGTACAGAAAAGGATTCATCTGTCCTTATAAAAGCATTACGATCATATAAAGAAGCTTTGATCAAGGATGGTGACACAAATGTTGCAGAGATAGAGGCCTTCTCGCTTTGCATTGATGTTGAGGACGAGAAGAACTCTCTTGTGAGGAAAATCATGGCTTTAGATGAACTGTTAAGAACTGTGAGAGATCGTGTTTTGAGGGCGGCTGCAGACTCTGACTTCGCAGACTGTGAATTCTACAGACAGAAGATTAAAACAGAGAGCTGGTGGCAAGTGTGCAAGGGGAAGTTATGGAGAGCTTTCTGCGCTAGCTGA